From Microbacterium croceum, a single genomic window includes:
- a CDS encoding TraR/DksA family transcriptional regulator, with protein MTTDLRALLTDLRAQAEARVASTSAMLAELTHDRAGSNDDDEHDPEGVTLSSEWSRLTGLAEAAASELHQVDDALARMDAGTYGICANCGRPIPAARLAVRPFAEYCVACAEKLGR; from the coding sequence ATGACCACCGACCTTCGCGCCCTCCTCACGGACCTCCGCGCGCAGGCCGAGGCACGTGTGGCCTCCACCTCCGCGATGCTGGCCGAGCTGACGCATGACCGCGCAGGCTCGAACGACGACGACGAGCACGACCCCGAAGGCGTCACCCTCTCGTCGGAGTGGTCGCGCCTGACCGGGCTCGCAGAGGCCGCAGCCTCCGAACTCCACCAGGTCGACGACGCGCTCGCCCGGATGGATGCCGGTACCTACGGCATCTGCGCGAACTGCGGGCGGCCGATCCCGGCGGCACGCCTGGCGGTGCGGCCGTTCGCCGAGTACTGCGTCGCGTGCGCGGAGAAGCTCGGGCGCTGA